A genomic segment from Desulfurispirillum indicum S5 encodes:
- the ectA gene encoding diaminobutyrate acetyltransferase gives MRQTGDTDPSTITLTTPTLADGAEVYRLISQCPPLDVNSQYCYHIICEHFSQTSVIARIDGDAAGFISGYTLPEHPDILFIWQVAVSAKARGRQLATRMLEHIICRKRATAVRFLHTTISPSNIPSQKLFSAIARTFKAPMREREFLAGEVFAEGHEAEVLYEIGPLQYSQ, from the coding sequence ATGAGACAGACAGGAGACACTGATCCGTCTACCATTACCCTCACCACGCCAACCCTTGCGGATGGGGCAGAGGTCTATCGGCTTATCAGCCAGTGCCCTCCCCTCGACGTCAATTCTCAGTACTGTTACCACATTATCTGCGAACATTTCAGCCAAACCAGTGTCATTGCCAGAATAGATGGAGATGCCGCAGGGTTTATCAGCGGGTACACCCTGCCCGAGCATCCGGATATCCTCTTCATCTGGCAGGTGGCCGTTTCCGCAAAGGCCCGCGGCAGGCAGCTGGCAACCCGAATGCTCGAACATATCATCTGCCGCAAGCGCGCCACAGCCGTGCGTTTCCTGCACACGACCATCAGCCCTTCCAATATCCCCTCACAGAAACTCTTCAGCGCCATTGCCCGCACGTTCAAGGCACCTATGCGTGAACGCGAGTTTCTTGCTGGCGAGGTGTTCGCCGAAGGTCATGAAGCCGAAGTCCTCTATGAAATCGGTCCACTGCAATACTCACAATAA
- a CDS encoding ectoine synthase, whose product MLVRALSEIQGTEREVRAENGNWVSQRLLLKDDRMGFSFHITTIFAGQDNFFQYKNHLESVYCMAGEGEIEDLATGVVYPIKPGTVYALDQHDKHRLRAFKDMTMACVFNPPVSGREVHGPDGSYPADTD is encoded by the coding sequence ATGCTGGTACGTGCGCTGAGTGAAATTCAGGGAACCGAGCGGGAAGTGCGTGCGGAGAACGGCAACTGGGTCAGTCAGCGTCTGCTGCTCAAGGATGACAGGATGGGTTTCTCCTTCCATATCACCACCATCTTTGCCGGTCAGGACAACTTCTTCCAGTATAAGAATCATCTGGAGTCGGTATATTGTATGGCCGGTGAAGGGGAGATTGAAGATCTGGCAACCGGAGTTGTCTATCCCATCAAACCAGGCACGGTGTATGCCCTTGATCAGCATGACAAGCACCGTCTGCGCGCTTTCAAGGATATGACCATGGCCTGTGTCTTCAACCCGCCGGTTTCCGGACGGGAAGTCCATGGCCCAGATGGCTCCTACCCGGCCGATACCGACTGA
- a CDS encoding DUF503 family protein, protein MVVVALQIQIFIDEPAGLKGRRRVLRSLQQKLQRMNLSVLDASGEYAAEGVLEAVAAVRSEESARGLVENIWRQLAAWEHECEFEVYWEIL, encoded by the coding sequence ATGGTTGTTGTGGCTCTGCAGATCCAGATTTTCATAGACGAGCCGGCCGGGCTGAAGGGGAGGCGTCGCGTTCTGCGCTCCCTGCAGCAGAAGCTGCAGCGCATGAACCTGTCGGTTCTGGATGCTTCAGGTGAATACGCGGCTGAAGGCGTGCTGGAAGCGGTCGCGGCGGTGCGCTCTGAAGAGTCTGCCCGCGGTCTGGTGGAAAATATCTGGCGTCAGCTGGCTGCCTGGGAGCACGAGTGCGAGTTTGAGGTATACTGGGAAATACTGTGA
- the ectB gene encoding diaminobutyrate--2-oxoglutarate transaminase, translating to MRIFEQMESQVRGYIRSFPAIFEKAKGSYLYDEQGNEYIDFFAGAGTLNYGHNNDRVSSALIDYIQKDGVVHGLDMATSAKKRFLQKLQDTVFSPRNLEYKVQFTGPTGTNSVESALKLARMIKNRSNIVAFTNGFHGLSMGSLAVTGNNFYRDEAHISRSNVSFMPYDGYFGPDVNTLDYFRKFLADGSSGLDLPAAVIVETIQAEGGINVASDEWLQGLEQICREFDILLIIDEIQVGNGRSGEFFSFERAGITPDMVTLSKSIGGGLPLALLLMRPELDQWKPGEHTGTFRGNNLAFVASVETLAYWDSNDLSDAIHYKSAILKEELQAIAAKYPDLNCNVRGRGLIFGLEIPELGFAKEVSRIAFEKGLVIELSGADDQVVKFLPPLTIDEETLRKGIAIIDATIGEIISTKQDRLREEF from the coding sequence ATGCGTATATTTGAACAGATGGAATCACAGGTCCGCGGCTACATCCGCTCGTTTCCGGCAATTTTTGAAAAGGCCAAAGGCTCTTACCTCTATGACGAACAGGGCAACGAGTACATTGACTTTTTCGCCGGGGCGGGCACCCTGAACTATGGACACAACAACGACCGCGTCAGCAGCGCCCTGATCGACTACATTCAGAAAGATGGCGTGGTTCACGGCCTTGACATGGCCACTTCCGCAAAAAAACGTTTCCTGCAGAAGCTTCAGGACACGGTTTTCTCTCCACGAAATCTGGAGTACAAGGTACAGTTTACCGGCCCCACGGGCACCAACTCGGTGGAATCGGCCCTGAAGCTGGCCCGCATGATCAAGAATCGCTCCAATATCGTGGCATTCACCAACGGCTTCCACGGCCTGAGCATGGGCTCCCTGGCCGTAACCGGCAACAATTTCTACCGGGACGAGGCCCATATCAGCCGCAGCAATGTGAGCTTTATGCCCTATGACGGCTACTTCGGCCCCGATGTCAACACCCTTGACTACTTCCGCAAATTCCTGGCCGATGGCAGCAGTGGCCTGGATCTGCCCGCAGCAGTGATTGTAGAGACCATTCAGGCCGAAGGTGGCATCAATGTGGCCAGCGATGAATGGCTGCAGGGGCTTGAGCAGATCTGCCGTGAATTCGACATCCTGCTGATCATCGATGAGATCCAGGTGGGCAATGGCCGCAGCGGCGAGTTCTTCAGCTTCGAACGCGCCGGCATCACCCCCGACATGGTCACCCTTTCCAAGTCCATTGGTGGCGGATTGCCTCTGGCACTGCTGCTCATGCGCCCGGAGCTGGATCAGTGGAAGCCCGGCGAGCACACCGGCACCTTCCGCGGCAACAACCTGGCCTTCGTGGCTTCAGTAGAAACTCTGGCCTACTGGGACAGCAACGACCTCAGCGATGCCATTCACTATAAATCTGCGATCCTCAAAGAAGAGCTGCAGGCCATTGCCGCCAAATACCCTGACCTGAACTGCAATGTTCGGGGCCGTGGGCTCATTTTCGGTCTGGAAATCCCCGAGCTGGGCTTCGCCAAGGAAGTGTCACGCATCGCCTTTGAAAAAGGCCTTGTCATAGAACTTTCCGGCGCGGATGACCAGGTGGTCAAGTTCCTGCCTCCACTCACCATCGACGAGGAAACGCTGCGCAAAGGTATTGCCATCATTGATGCAACCATCGGCGAAATCATTTCCACCAAGCAGGATCGCCTGCGGGAGGAATTCTGA
- a CDS encoding response regulator transcription factor yields the protein MKYHPLKLLQEMTILFAEDDPIMQDSIARILSTHFRHVLVAEDGAQAMELFNQQRPHIILLDIAMPRASGMEVATAIRQQDPDIPIIILTAHNESEHLFAAIRLRLMEYLVKPVSLDKLRSTFLHCVTELQQRGRIAVQLQSGATYNVNTQSVEWDGKEISLTRNEKSFLDFMLRHRNQVVDADRICFHIDPNHDMTNSGLRNLVYRLRSKIGNKSIVRACP from the coding sequence ATGAAATACCATCCGCTCAAGCTTCTTCAGGAAATGACCATACTCTTCGCCGAGGACGACCCCATCATGCAGGACTCCATCGCCCGCATCCTCAGCACCCATTTCCGCCACGTGCTTGTTGCCGAGGACGGCGCTCAGGCCATGGAGCTTTTTAACCAGCAGCGCCCGCACATCATTCTCCTGGATATCGCCATGCCACGCGCCAGCGGCATGGAAGTGGCCACCGCCATCCGCCAGCAGGATCCCGATATACCCATTATTATCCTGACTGCTCACAACGAATCCGAACACCTGTTTGCCGCCATTCGCCTGCGGCTGATGGAGTATCTGGTCAAGCCGGTCAGCCTGGATAAACTGCGCAGTACATTCCTGCACTGTGTAACAGAACTCCAGCAACGGGGCAGAATCGCGGTTCAGCTCCAGAGTGGTGCCACCTATAACGTCAACACGCAAAGCGTGGAATGGGATGGCAAAGAGATTTCCCTGACCCGCAATGAGAAGAGTTTCCTGGACTTCATGCTGCGCCACCGCAACCAGGTGGTTGACGCCGACCGGATCTGCTTTCATATTGACCCGAACCACGATATGACCAACAGTGGCCTGCGCAATCTGGTGTATCGTCTCAGATCTAAAATTGGCAACAAATCCATTGTAAGAGCTTGTCCATAA
- a CDS encoding IS5 family transposase (programmed frameshift) → MSKVQSWEVSDAFWQRVEPLLPIQQRDPDKTYKRKPGGGRKRLDPRMAFSGIVYVLRTGCQWKAIPKEQFGCASAVHKYFIEWSKAGVFEAIWRQGLAEYDEMEGIAWEWQSIDGGMYKAPMALETVGKNPTDRGKNGSKRHVLVDGRGVPLSIVVTGANRHDVSQLEAVLDGVVFEKPAEQEQHLCADCGYKGKQALSSILQRGYIPHVKQRKEEIEDKKRDPSKKARRWIVEASISWFNRFRKIHVRFEKLEVTHYGLTCLAAAIITYRKIGVIYG, encoded by the exons ATGTCTAAAGTGCAATCATGGGAAGTCTCAGATGCTTTCTGGCAAAGAGTTGAGCCTTTGCTGCCAATCCAGCAAAGAGATCCTGACAAGACCTACAAACGCAAGCCTGGTGGCGGACGGAAGCGACTTGACCCCAGAATGGCGTTTTCCGGCATTGTCTATGTGCTGCGCACCGGTTGCCAGTGGAAAGCCATACCCAAGGAGCAGTTTGGTTGCGCCAGTGCCGTGCACAAGTACTTCATTGAGTGGAGTAAGGCCGGTGTATTCGAAGCTATTTGGCGTCAAGGGCTGGCTGAGTATGACGAGATGGAGGGAATTGCCTGGGAGTGGCAAAGCATAGATGGCGGAATGTACAAAGCACCAATGGCTCTTGAAACCGTAGGGAAGAACCCGACGGATCGGGGA AAAAACGGGAGCAAGCGTCATGTCCTGGTGGACGGTCGTGGCGTCCCGTTGTCCATCGTCGTAACCGGAGCGAACCGGCATGATGTGAGCCAGCTTGAAGCTGTTCTTGATGGCGTAGTCTTCGAGAAGCCTGCAGAGCAGGAGCAGCATCTTTGCGCAGATTGTGGCTACAAGGGAAAGCAGGCGCTCAGCAGCATTCTTCAGCGCGGATACATACCCCATGTAAAGCAGCGAAAAGAAGAGATCGAGGACAAGAAGCGTGACCCATCAAAGAAGGCGAGGCGCTGGATAGTGGAAGCATCTATTTCCTGGTTCAACCGTTTCAGGAAGATTCATGTGCGCTTTGAGAAGCTTGAGGTCACTCACTACGGGTTGACGTGTCTTGCGGCAGCCATAATCACATACAGGAAAATCGGCGTAATTTATGGATAA